One window from the genome of Chroococcidiopsis sp. TS-821 encodes:
- the cbiD gene encoding cobalt-precorrin-5B (C(1))-methyltransferase CbiD → MKRSQLRSGYTLPVFACAAAIAALHWLHKKQGMTSVNVNLIHPAEIVKIPIEQVAGVAQGALAITRSDPGDNLDLTRNTPIWALVEPRTEGQAVAIRGGEGIGKINATGEAAIYRYAQQLIQENLTQLLQPGEKIAVTIILPEGRQLAERTSNAAFGVVEGLSLLGTSGIAQPLSAPEQLEAFREELQAKSHLDCLVFCIGENGLDLATQMGINSERLVKTANWLGPLLVEAAMQQVAAILLFGYHGKLMKLAGGIFHTHHHLADGRREILTAYAANAGLPTPVLQTLFTSSTAEAALKYLRKADAQAGSNWVNTVYGAIAQSIDQRTQEYIYKHSTRQLQVGSVLFDRDRQIIVKSEIGSTLLAHLC, encoded by the coding sequence ATGAAGCGCTCTCAACTTCGTTCCGGATATACTTTGCCAGTATTTGCTTGTGCGGCGGCGATCGCAGCTTTACATTGGCTACACAAAAAGCAAGGCATGACATCCGTTAATGTCAATCTTATTCATCCTGCAGAAATTGTCAAAATTCCAATTGAACAAGTTGCAGGGGTTGCGCAAGGCGCATTGGCAATTACGCGGAGCGATCCTGGTGATAATCTCGATTTAACTCGAAATACGCCAATTTGGGCATTGGTAGAACCGCGTACAGAAGGGCAGGCGGTCGCGATCCGTGGCGGTGAAGGAATTGGCAAGATAAATGCCACAGGAGAAGCAGCGATTTATCGCTATGCACAGCAATTAATTCAAGAGAACTTGACGCAGTTGCTACAACCAGGCGAAAAGATCGCTGTGACGATTATTCTTCCCGAAGGAAGACAATTAGCCGAGCGGACATCGAATGCTGCGTTTGGTGTTGTCGAAGGACTTTCTTTGTTGGGAACGAGTGGAATTGCTCAACCCTTAAGCGCTCCTGAGCAACTAGAAGCCTTTCGCGAGGAATTACAAGCTAAAAGTCATTTGGATTGTTTGGTGTTTTGTATTGGGGAAAATGGCTTGGATTTAGCAACACAAATGGGAATTAATTCTGAGCGATTGGTGAAAACGGCAAATTGGCTGGGACCTTTACTTGTGGAAGCTGCCATGCAGCAAGTCGCCGCAATTTTACTGTTTGGCTATCACGGAAAGCTGATGAAACTCGCAGGAGGAATTTTTCACACGCACCATCACCTTGCGGATGGGCGCCGCGAAATTCTAACAGCATATGCCGCCAACGCAGGTTTACCAACACCAGTGCTGCAAACTCTGTTTACAAGTTCTACCGCAGAAGCTGCACTCAAGTATTTGCGGAAAGCGGACGCGCAAGCAGGAAGTAACTGGGTAAATACTGTGTACGGTGCGATCGCCCAGAGCATTGACCAACGCACTCAAGAATATATCTATAAACACAGTACTCGCCAACTTCAGGTTGGTTCAGTATTGTTTGACCGCGATCGCCAAATTATTGTCAAAAGTGAAATCGGCTCCACTTTGCTTGCCCATTTGTGTTAA
- a CDS encoding MFS transporter: METISHPTIELREHHHAVAIPPSELPPKISAQEIRTSLRASTLDGIFAAIFSSITSGVLLTNFLLQLGASSVEIGMLSSIPMVVNLLQPLGAYFADRTTSRHNYCLCIFGVSRLLWLILVAGIGWVCWSGADLHQLVSWTLGMILVTHILNALGSSCWVSWMAALVPHRLRGRYFGLRNSASSLTTLLSVPVFGFAVSAWPHSSVQGYGIVLFLGIVAGLISLGCQFLMADVNPLQPRDAASYRTKAKTAETLNVVDESSRLQPSLCQDTNFLKFLLYFGLWTFAVNLSAPFFNLYLLDNLHLDLSWVTTYTSLTAGANLVMLVLWGKMADRVGNRPLLLLVGILAAITPIFWLGAGSDSLSRWLWLPLIHIFSGGTWAAIDLCNNNIQMEVAPVEHPSKYFAIAAAISGVCGAFGTTTGGFLAQLSVIGGLPGLFALSVIVRLIALLPLVFVREPRSQSVVKILRNLLPFQPQLAPVPAGEVGDRTE, from the coding sequence GTGGAAACCATCTCTCATCCCACCATAGAACTTAGAGAACACCATCACGCGGTAGCGATCCCACCCAGCGAACTACCGCCTAAAATTTCGGCACAAGAAATTCGGACAAGTCTTAGAGCATCAACGCTAGATGGAATCTTTGCAGCGATTTTCTCTAGTATTACCAGTGGGGTCTTGCTCACCAATTTTTTATTACAGCTAGGAGCAAGTTCTGTAGAGATCGGAATGCTCTCGTCGATTCCGATGGTAGTCAATTTGCTGCAGCCTCTAGGGGCTTATTTTGCCGACCGAACCACAAGCCGTCATAACTATTGCTTATGTATTTTTGGCGTATCTCGGTTACTGTGGTTAATTTTAGTTGCGGGTATTGGTTGGGTATGCTGGTCGGGAGCCGACTTACATCAACTGGTCAGCTGGACGCTGGGGATGATTTTGGTGACACACATCCTAAATGCCCTGGGTAGTTCTTGCTGGGTAAGTTGGATGGCAGCACTAGTTCCCCATCGCCTACGCGGACGTTATTTCGGCTTGCGCAACAGTGCCAGTAGCCTCACAACTTTGTTAAGCGTGCCAGTCTTTGGTTTTGCTGTTTCCGCATGGCCTCATAGCAGTGTTCAAGGTTACGGTATCGTGTTGTTTTTAGGTATCGTGGCTGGGCTAATTAGCTTAGGATGCCAGTTTTTGATGGCAGATGTTAACCCGTTACAACCTAGAGATGCTGCTTCTTATCGCACCAAGGCAAAAACTGCAGAGACTTTGAACGTCGTTGATGAGAGTAGCCGTCTACAGCCTAGTCTTTGTCAAGATACTAATTTTTTAAAGTTTTTGCTTTACTTTGGCTTGTGGACGTTTGCGGTTAACTTAAGCGCGCCGTTTTTTAATTTATATCTGTTAGATAATTTACATTTAGATTTAAGTTGGGTCACTACTTACACGAGTTTGACCGCGGGAGCTAATCTCGTCATGTTAGTGTTGTGGGGCAAAATGGCAGATCGCGTAGGTAATCGTCCCTTACTGCTTCTTGTAGGCATTTTAGCCGCCATTACACCCATATTTTGGTTGGGAGCTGGTAGCGATTCTCTGTCGCGCTGGCTCTGGTTGCCGTTAATTCATATCTTTAGTGGTGGAACTTGGGCAGCAATTGATTTATGTAACAACAATATCCAAATGGAAGTTGCTCCCGTCGAACACCCATCAAAATACTTTGCGATCGCAGCAGCAATATCTGGCGTTTGTGGCGCTTTTGGCACAACCACAGGCGGCTTTCTCGCCCAACTATCTGTGATTGGTGGTTTACCAGGGTTATTTGCACTTTCAGTTATCGTCCGCTTAATCGCGCTATTGCCACTCGTTTTTGTCCGCGAACCCCGCAGTCAATCAGTGGTCAAAATTTTGCGCAACTTACTTCCCTTTCAACCACAACTCGCACCTGTTCCTGCTGGAGAAGTTGGCGATCGTACAGAATAA
- the moaA gene encoding GTP 3',8-cyclase MoaA, whose translation MNAVDYLRISLIDRCNFRCQYCMPEGAELDYILRQQLLTDAELLSLIEEVFIPVGFTRFRLTGGEPLLRPGVIEIVRAIAAFPQTQDLAMTTNGFLLAGMAQALYDAGLRRINISLDSLDPNTFDQIIGNRGRSRWSQVWQGIQAAYQVGFDPLKLNVVVIPGVNDREVLDLAALTIDRQWHVRFIEFMPIGNFQLFGDRGWIASEELRQRIRNSFGLTESQVRGNGPADVFQIPGAKGTIGFISQMSECFCDRCNRMRLSADGWLRPCLLNEGHQIDLKTPLRAGASMAQLRQEVRQLLAIKPEINFKQRESGTTGAYSRTMSQIGG comes from the coding sequence ATGAATGCAGTAGACTACCTCCGGATCAGCTTAATCGACCGCTGTAACTTCCGGTGTCAATACTGTATGCCGGAAGGTGCTGAGTTAGATTATATTTTGCGGCAACAGCTATTAACTGATGCCGAACTGCTCAGTTTAATTGAAGAAGTCTTTATTCCCGTCGGCTTTACGCGGTTTCGGCTAACGGGCGGAGAACCGTTACTGCGTCCTGGTGTCATTGAAATTGTCCGCGCGATCGCTGCTTTTCCTCAAACTCAAGACTTGGCGATGACAACTAACGGGTTTTTGCTCGCAGGTATGGCACAAGCGCTTTACGATGCAGGGCTGCGACGGATTAATATTAGTTTAGATTCGCTCGATCCCAACACGTTTGACCAAATCATTGGCAATCGCGGTCGTTCGCGCTGGTCACAAGTCTGGCAAGGTATTCAAGCTGCATATCAAGTTGGTTTCGATCCTTTAAAACTGAATGTAGTAGTCATCCCTGGCGTGAACGATCGTGAAGTGCTCGATCTTGCTGCCTTAACAATTGACCGTCAATGGCACGTTCGTTTCATCGAATTTATGCCGATTGGCAATTTTCAACTTTTTGGCGATCGCGGCTGGATTGCTTCTGAAGAACTTCGCCAACGCATCCGTAATTCTTTTGGCTTGACAGAATCGCAGGTACGTGGTAACGGTCCTGCGGATGTTTTTCAGATTCCTGGTGCAAAGGGTACTATAGGGTTCATTAGTCAGATGTCCGAATGTTTTTGCGATCGCTGCAACCGGATGCGGCTTTCTGCTGATGGCTGGTTACGTCCGTGCCTACTCAACGAAGGTCATCAAATCGATTTGAAAACACCCTTGCGCGCTGGCGCTAGTATGGCACAACTACGCCAAGAAGTGCGCCAACTGCTTGCGATTAAACCGGAAATCAATTTCAAACAACGCGAATCAGGGACAACTGGTGCATATAGTCGCACAATGTCACAAATTGGAGGTTAA
- the rpsD gene encoding 30S ribosomal protein S4: MSRYRGPRLRVVRRLGELPGLTRKSARRSYPPGQHGQNRKKRSEYAVRLEEKQKLRFNYGLTEKQLLRYVRRARRVTGSTGQVLLQLLEMRLDNTVFRMGMAPTIPAARQLVNHGHIVVNDRVVDIASYQCRPGDVIKVRDREASRKLVENNLQYPGLANLPSHLEFDKNKLEGKVNGLVEREWVALQVNELLVVEYYSRQA, translated from the coding sequence ATGTCCCGATACAGAGGACCAAGACTAAGAGTTGTTCGCCGCTTAGGAGAGTTACCAGGATTAACTCGTAAAAGCGCTCGTCGTTCATATCCACCAGGACAGCACGGACAAAACCGTAAGAAGCGTTCTGAATACGCTGTCCGTCTCGAAGAGAAGCAGAAGCTGCGTTTTAACTACGGTTTAACCGAAAAGCAGTTGTTACGTTACGTCCGTCGTGCTAGACGCGTGACTGGCTCAACGGGACAGGTGCTATTGCAACTATTAGAAATGCGACTGGATAATACTGTTTTCCGGATGGGAATGGCTCCGACGATTCCCGCAGCTCGGCAATTAGTGAATCACGGTCATATTGTGGTGAACGATCGAGTCGTCGATATTGCAAGTTATCAATGTCGCCCAGGCGATGTGATTAAAGTTAGAGACCGCGAAGCTTCAAGAAAGTTAGTAGAAAATAATCTACAATATCCAGGACTTGCGAACCTTCCTAGCCATTTAGAGTTTGACAAAAACAAGCTCGAAGGTAAAGTTAACGGTTTGGTTGAGCGCGAGTGGGTGGCGCTACAAGTCAACGAATTGTTGGTCGTTGAGTACTACTCAAGACAAGCTTAA
- a CDS encoding acyl-CoA dehydrogenase produces MKEDIITTQLSLSVIPDSWHEPAIAEILARVVEIADFAFANAATVDCHGAFPAKEFELITQAGFLSAPLPRELGGLGLGTQAGGTLPLLLLLKQLGRGNLSVGRVYEGHVNALQLINTFGTPEQIETFAEAARDRHKIFGVWNAEAADGVKVIPLDNGNYRLEGSKTFASGCGFVERPFVNGALPDGSWQMCIVPMDEVETVVDPAWWQPSGMRASASYKVDFTGVELAPLYVIGNPGDYFRQPWLTGGVIRFAAVQLGGAEALFNLTREYLQSLHRTQDPYQEERLGKMAIALESGHLWLRGAATLVDEYAPVFGGYASEVHPQASKIVAYSNMVRTAIEQICMDVMQLCERCVGTRGLLPPNPIERVIRDLTLYLRQPAFDAAIANVGQYALGSEKPASSLWML; encoded by the coding sequence TTGAAGGAGGACATTATTACTACACAACTTTCACTTAGCGTTATCCCTGATAGTTGGCACGAGCCAGCAATCGCAGAAATTTTAGCACGGGTTGTCGAGATCGCTGATTTTGCATTTGCTAACGCTGCAACGGTAGATTGTCATGGAGCCTTTCCCGCAAAAGAATTTGAACTCATCACGCAAGCAGGATTCTTGAGCGCACCATTACCTCGCGAATTAGGCGGATTAGGTTTGGGAACGCAAGCGGGGGGAACTTTACCTTTATTGCTGTTACTTAAACAATTAGGTCGCGGTAATTTATCCGTTGGACGCGTTTATGAAGGTCACGTTAACGCGCTACAACTGATTAACACGTTTGGTACGCCAGAACAAATTGAGACCTTTGCAGAAGCTGCACGCGATCGCCATAAAATCTTTGGCGTCTGGAATGCTGAAGCTGCGGATGGAGTCAAAGTGATTCCGCTAGACAATGGCAATTATCGTCTAGAAGGCTCGAAAACTTTTGCTTCGGGTTGCGGTTTTGTCGAACGTCCGTTTGTGAATGGGGCATTACCCGATGGTAGCTGGCAAATGTGTATTGTGCCGATGGATGAAGTTGAGACAGTTGTCGATCCCGCATGGTGGCAACCTTCAGGAATGCGCGCATCGGCGAGCTACAAAGTAGACTTTACAGGGGTGGAACTTGCGCCGCTTTACGTTATTGGTAATCCTGGCGATTACTTTCGTCAACCATGGTTAACAGGTGGCGTGATTCGCTTTGCGGCGGTGCAACTTGGTGGTGCAGAAGCATTGTTTAATTTAACGCGGGAATATCTCCAGTCACTCCATCGGACGCAAGATCCTTACCAGGAAGAACGCTTAGGAAAAATGGCGATCGCCCTCGAAAGTGGTCATCTTTGGCTACGCGGTGCAGCAACTTTAGTCGATGAGTACGCGCCTGTATTTGGCGGGTATGCTTCTGAAGTTCATCCCCAAGCCAGCAAAATTGTCGCCTATAGCAATATGGTACGTACCGCGATTGAGCAAATTTGTATGGATGTCATGCAGTTATGCGAACGCTGTGTCGGTACTCGCGGCTTACTTCCACCAAATCCAATAGAACGCGTTATTCGTGACTTGACTTTGTACCTACGCCAACCCGCGTTTGATGCAGCGATCGCTAATGTCGGGCAATACGCGTTAGGGAGTGAAAAGCCTGCAAGTTCGCTGTGGATGCTATGA
- a CDS encoding PIG-L deacetylase family protein → MTQIVSQTLLAHPEQISIYPASAIADFGSTLIVAPHPDDESLGCGGAIALLHQLGISVEVLVVSDGTQSHPNSLRYPAPALRDLRERETLAALAVLGNKVAVTFFRLKDGAVPNRNSNDFDFVVTRLQKYLSSRSLQTVFLPWRYDPHPDHRATWELLTTAIDTANLSLRQIEYLIWDWDPLQRKDATLPVNVKPWRLDISTVLDLKQQAIAAYRSQTTDLIDDDPQGFRLTPEMLAHFAHPWELYLEQT, encoded by the coding sequence ATGACTCAGATTGTGTCGCAAACGTTATTAGCTCATCCGGAGCAAATTTCAATATATCCTGCAAGTGCGATTGCTGATTTTGGTTCGACGCTCATTGTTGCGCCACATCCTGATGATGAATCGCTTGGTTGTGGTGGGGCGATCGCTTTATTACATCAGCTTGGCATCTCTGTCGAGGTACTTGTTGTTAGCGATGGAACTCAATCGCATCCTAACTCGCTTCGCTACCCTGCACCCGCATTGAGAGACTTACGCGAACGAGAAACTCTCGCTGCACTCGCGGTGCTTGGTAATAAAGTCGCAGTAACATTTTTCCGCCTCAAAGATGGTGCGGTTCCTAATAGAAATAGCAATGATTTTGATTTTGTAGTAACTCGCTTGCAAAAATACCTTTCAAGCCGCAGTCTGCAAACCGTCTTTTTACCTTGGCGATACGATCCGCACCCCGATCACCGCGCGACTTGGGAACTGCTCACAACTGCAATCGACACGGCAAATTTATCGCTGCGGCAAATTGAATATCTAATTTGGGATTGGGACCCTTTACAACGCAAAGATGCTACCTTACCTGTAAATGTTAAGCCGTGGCGGTTGGATATAAGTACGGTACTCGATTTAAAACAACAGGCGATCGCAGCATACCGTTCGCAAACAACTGATTTAATTGATGACGACCCACAGGGTTTTCGTTTAACACCTGAAATGCTGGCACACTTTGCCCATCCTTGGGAACTTTACTTGGAGCAAACTTGA
- a CDS encoding class I SAM-dependent methyltransferase, which translates to MNQPKPPMESLQPQYFNDLYTADEDPWQFETSEYEANKYANTLAALPKQRYRSALEIGCSIGVLTSRLAERCDALFSIDASEIALNRAIKRCQHQPHVKFQLMQVPLDYPQETFDLTLVSEVGYYLSWDDLRKTQKLILEHLESGGHLLLVHWTLYAEDYPLWGDEVHDSFMELTDSHLRHLHGQREEQYRLDLFERV; encoded by the coding sequence ATGAATCAACCGAAGCCACCTATGGAGTCACTCCAGCCCCAATATTTTAACGATCTCTATACTGCTGATGAAGATCCTTGGCAATTTGAGACGAGCGAATATGAGGCGAATAAATATGCAAACACTCTAGCCGCACTACCAAAACAACGCTACCGCTCTGCGCTCGAAATTGGTTGTTCGATTGGTGTTCTCACTTCGCGTTTAGCCGAACGTTGCGATGCACTGTTTTCTATTGATGCGTCAGAAATCGCCTTGAATCGCGCTATTAAACGCTGTCAGCATCAACCTCACGTCAAATTTCAATTGATGCAAGTGCCGCTCGATTACCCGCAAGAAACCTTTGATTTAACTTTAGTTTCTGAAGTTGGTTATTACTTATCGTGGGATGATTTAAGAAAAACGCAAAAGTTGATCCTAGAGCATCTAGAATCAGGAGGACATTTGCTGCTTGTTCACTGGACGCTATATGCCGAAGATTACCCGTTATGGGGTGATGAAGTTCACGACTCGTTTATGGAATTAACTGATTCGCACTTGCGGCATTTGCACGGACAGCGGGAAGAGCAATATCGGCTTGACTTGTTCGAGCGGGTTTAG
- a CDS encoding glycosyltransferase has protein sequence MQGIERIGKQTAAHANALLDEASIEPLVIEPPATECEVCVVVPVRDEAEHLVATLNALAHQIDLQGKPLHHSRYEIILLANNCCDDSAAIAREFAQQHPSLALHVVEITLPKAEAYIGKVRRLLMNEAYRRLQSIGRDRGVIASTDGDTRVAPTWIAATLAEISRGADAVGGRIITDRAERSQLDPYARLCHLREVGYRYLLTELETYLDPEPYERWPRHYQHYGASLAVTAQMYARVGGMPAVRTPEDVAFYQALVRVDARFRHSPAVKVITSARQTGRAKNGLAHQLREWTAMGHKHQPFIVESVARSEQKLQARRKLRLLWMRSRLHQLNEYEIAQCAQEWGVSLAWLAAELYQSPTFGLLRERVREKQVIELERDCHQEISQAIAELRSRLSHLRKTPPIYLNPLEQVKPILLFPLSVQMPQVRIS, from the coding sequence ATGCAGGGGATTGAGCGGATTGGGAAGCAAACAGCAGCCCACGCGAATGCATTGTTAGATGAAGCATCTATTGAGCCTTTAGTCATCGAGCCTCCTGCTACAGAATGTGAAGTATGCGTTGTTGTGCCGGTGCGCGATGAAGCTGAACATTTAGTTGCGACGCTCAATGCCTTGGCGCATCAAATTGATTTACAAGGAAAACCACTGCATCACAGCCGTTACGAAATTATTCTACTAGCGAATAACTGTTGTGATGATTCGGCAGCGATCGCGCGGGAATTTGCTCAGCAGCACCCATCATTAGCACTTCACGTTGTCGAAATCACTTTACCCAAGGCTGAAGCTTATATTGGTAAAGTGCGGCGGCTTTTAATGAACGAAGCGTATCGTCGATTGCAGAGTATAGGACGCGATCGCGGCGTAATTGCTTCAACCGATGGCGATACTCGCGTCGCCCCGACTTGGATTGCTGCCACTTTAGCAGAAATATCTCGCGGTGCGGACGCGGTTGGGGGGAGAATTATCACAGATCGTGCTGAACGCAGTCAATTAGATCCTTATGCGCGGTTGTGTCATTTACGTGAGGTAGGCTATCGCTATCTCTTAACCGAACTCGAAACTTATCTCGATCCTGAACCATACGAGCGCTGGCCGCGACATTATCAGCATTATGGTGCAAGTTTAGCCGTGACAGCCCAAATGTACGCTCGCGTAGGCGGAATGCCTGCGGTACGCACGCCAGAAGACGTTGCTTTTTATCAAGCATTAGTACGTGTTGATGCGAGGTTTCGTCATAGTCCAGCGGTAAAGGTCATCACTTCCGCACGACAAACCGGACGTGCCAAAAATGGTTTAGCACATCAATTGCGCGAATGGACGGCGATGGGACACAAACATCAACCATTTATTGTTGAGTCAGTAGCGCGAAGCGAACAAAAACTGCAAGCACGTCGGAAACTACGATTGCTGTGGATGCGATCGCGGCTTCACCAACTCAATGAATATGAAATTGCGCAATGCGCGCAAGAATGGGGAGTCTCGCTGGCTTGGCTCGCCGCCGAACTGTATCAATCGCCAACGTTTGGCTTGTTAAGAGAACGCGTCAGAGAAAAGCAAGTCATTGAATTAGAACGCGATTGTCACCAAGAAATTTCGCAGGCGATTGCCGAGCTGCGATCGCGTTTAAGTCATTTACGTAAAACCCCTCCCATTTATCTAAACCCGCTCGAACAAGTCAAGCCGATATTGCTCTTCCCGCTGTCCGTGCAAATGCCGCAAGTGCGAATCAGTTAA
- a CDS encoding Cof-type HAD-IIB family hydrolase: MTNYQLKTHIKLLVLDIDGTIAGESNTIRPAVRDAIQAAKAKGVEVALATGRMYCSALRFHHDIGSTMPLLAYQGAWIQDPHTQKMHRHLPVAKATAHQLLDYFEQPQLRSLLSVHFYIRDRLYVRELTPETQLYSERSGIEPIAVGNLRQVLTDEPTKVLALSDDVALIDRLLGSLRQRYTPAELYMTKSVATFFEATNPLVNKAAAVRYLAEECLGIQAANVMTIGDNFNDVEMLEYAGIGVAMGNAPSAVKNIARWVAPTVEEDGVAAAIEEFILLEKAGFNRCS, translated from the coding sequence ATGACCAATTACCAACTCAAAACTCACATCAAACTGCTGGTACTCGATATCGACGGTACAATCGCCGGAGAATCAAATACAATTCGTCCTGCTGTCCGCGATGCGATTCAAGCTGCAAAAGCTAAAGGCGTGGAAGTCGCACTAGCGACCGGAAGAATGTATTGCTCTGCGTTACGCTTTCATCACGATATTGGTTCGACAATGCCGTTGTTAGCATACCAAGGAGCTTGGATTCAAGATCCGCATACGCAAAAAATGCATCGTCATTTACCCGTTGCCAAAGCCACTGCGCATCAGTTGTTAGATTATTTTGAGCAACCACAATTGCGATCGCTGCTGTCGGTTCACTTTTATATCCGCGATCGCCTTTATGTGCGCGAACTCACCCCAGAAACTCAACTCTACTCAGAACGTTCAGGAATTGAACCAATTGCAGTTGGCAACTTGCGTCAAGTGCTCACCGATGAACCCACAAAAGTGCTAGCCCTTAGCGATGATGTTGCTTTGATCGATCGTCTTTTAGGAAGCTTGCGCCAGCGATATACGCCAGCAGAACTGTACATGACAAAATCGGTTGCGACTTTTTTTGAAGCAACCAATCCATTAGTTAACAAAGCTGCGGCTGTACGGTACTTAGCAGAAGAGTGCTTGGGTATTCAAGCGGCGAACGTGATGACAATTGGCGATAATTTTAACGATGTGGAAATGCTAGAATATGCCGGAATTGGCGTGGCGATGGGTAATGCACCATCAGCCGTTAAAAATATTGCGCGCTGGGTCGCGCCAACTGTTGAAGAAGATGGCGTAGCAGCAGCAATTGAAGAGTTCATTTTGCTCGAGAAGGCGGGGTTTAATCGTTGCAGTTGA